The following are encoded together in the Peromyscus leucopus breed LL Stock chromosome 1, UCI_PerLeu_2.1, whole genome shotgun sequence genome:
- the LOC114686102 gene encoding vomeronasal type-1 receptor 4-like produces the protein MWDDIIDSRNLAIAIVLSLQSALGILENISFLIYYLFIYYNEHTLRTVDLILIHVFTANSLIILSTGVPQIMRTFGQKLFFNDVGCKLILYAFRLGRSMSISTTCLLSVFQAITISPSDAYCKDLKIKIPKYVCLSIFIFWIPYMVVNMIFPIYMSAKTNSKNNTQKRDSEFCFSIGHDKIVHSLYTAFWAFPEVVFSMLIVCSSIFMIVILYGHKKRVQHILSTRISPRISPESRATQTILVLVCTFLAFNTLSSILQGYIVLSHNASWWLMNITVIISISFPTLSPFVISHSSIISRFWFFWIRSIKMK, from the coding sequence atgtgggATGATATAATAGACTCCAGGAACTTGGCAATAGCAATAGTCCTCTCACTACAGAGTGCACTTGGAATACTGGAAAACATATCTTTTCTTATCTACTATCTATTCATTTACTACAATGAACACACCTTAAGGACTGTAGACTTAATTCTTATACATGTCTTCACAGCCAACTCCTTGATCATTCTCTCTACAGGAGTGCCCCAGATAATGAGAACTTTTGGGCAGAAATTGTTCTTCAATGATGTTGGATGCAAACTTATTTTATATGCTTTTAGACTTGGCAGGAGCATGTCCATCAGTaccacctgcctcttgagtgtctTCCAGGCCATCACTATCAGCCCTAGTGATGCCTATTGTAAAGATCTTAAAATCAAAATACCGAAATATGTTTGCCTATCCATTTTTATCTTCTGGATCCCCTATATGGTAGTAAATATGATTTTCCCCATATATATGTCtgccaaaacaaacagcaaaaataataCACAAAAGAGAGATTCTGAATTCTGCTTCTCTATAGGTCATGACAAAATAGTACATTCACTGTACACAGCATTTTGGGCATTCCCTGAAGTTGTATTTTCTATGCTCATTGTATGTTCCAGCATCTTCATGATTGTCATACTTTATGGACACAAGAAAAGGGTTCAACACATCCTCAGCACTCGTATATCCCCCAGAATCTCCCCTGAATCTAGAGCTACACAGACCATCCTTGTCTTGGTTTGCACCTTTCTAGCTTTTAATACCCTCTCCTCCATTTTACAAGGTTACATTGTTCTTTCTCATAATGCCAGTTGGTGGCTAATGAATATCACAGtcatcatttctatttcttttcctacTTTAAGCCCCTTTGTGATAAGTCATAGTTCCATTATTTCCAGATTTTGGTTTTTCTGGATAAGgagtataaaaatgaaataa